One Leclercia pneumoniae genomic region harbors:
- a CDS encoding DUF1120 domain-containing protein has protein sequence MNMKWKISAVALCSALSFATFNAAAAGSVTMGVKGSITPGSCTPTLSAAEIDFGTITASTLTAVAPALNQLGSRDITLSIACTGATGVAFAANDNRLESVVPLSTDTFIANASPNQTNYSVGNSSQAFGLGTVGTTKIGAYTIAMKMSDITATDGADANLPVDMLSVRAGITTWSKANTGMLSPFNGTSANIVTFARTGTLAPVAIKTASVPLTITAAVQPMSAFSSASESITLSGNATIGLIYL, from the coding sequence ATGAACATGAAATGGAAAATTTCTGCAGTCGCGCTGTGCTCTGCACTGTCATTTGCAACTTTTAATGCAGCAGCCGCTGGCAGCGTGACCATGGGCGTAAAAGGCTCTATCACCCCGGGTTCATGCACCCCAACCCTGAGCGCAGCTGAGATTGACTTCGGCACCATCACTGCTTCCACCCTGACCGCAGTAGCGCCTGCACTGAACCAGCTGGGTTCACGTGATATTACTCTTTCTATTGCCTGCACCGGCGCAACGGGAGTGGCATTTGCCGCTAACGACAACCGCCTCGAATCTGTCGTTCCGCTGAGCACTGATACTTTTATTGCCAACGCCAGCCCTAACCAGACCAACTACTCCGTAGGCAACAGTTCTCAGGCGTTTGGTCTGGGTACCGTTGGGACAACGAAGATCGGTGCATACACCATTGCCATGAAAATGAGTGACATCACCGCGACCGATGGCGCTGATGCCAACCTGCCTGTAGATATGCTCTCCGTTCGTGCAGGCATCACTACCTGGAGCAAAGCGAATACCGGCATGTTGAGTCCCTTTAATGGTACCAGTGCAAATATCGTCACCTTTGCGCGTACCGGTACCCTGGCTCCGGTCGCTATTAAAACCGCGAGCGTACCGCTGACCATCACTGCCGCTGTACAACCAATGTCTGCCTTCAGCAGCGCAAGTGAAAGCATTACTCTGAGTGGTAATGCAACTATCGGTCTGATTTACCTGTAA
- a CDS encoding IS1-like element IS1A family transposase (programmed frameshift) gives MASVSISCPSCSATDGVVRNGKSTAGHQRYLCSHCRKTWQLQFTYTASQPGTHQKIIDMAMNGVGCRATARIMGVGLNTILRHFKKLRPQSVTSRIQPGSDVIVCAEMDEQWGYVGAKSLQRWLFYAYDRLRKTVVAHVFGERTMATLGRLMSLLSPFDVVIWMTDGWPLYESRLKGKLHVISKRYTQRIERHNLNLRQHLARLGRKSLSFSKSVELHDKVIGHYLNIKHYQ, from the exons GTGGCTTCTGTTTCTATCAGCTGTCCCTCCTGTTCAGCTACTGACGGGGTGGTGCGTAACGGCAAAAGCACCGCCGGACATCAGCGCTATCTCTGCTCTCACTGCCGTAAAACATGGCAACTGCAGTTCACTTACACCGCTTCTCAACCCGGTACGCACCAGAAAATCATTGATATGGCCATGAATGGCGTTGGATGCCGGGCAACCGCCCGCATTATGGGCGTTGGCCTCAACACGATTTTACGTCACT TTAAAAAACTCAGGCCGCAGTCGGTAACCTCGCGCATACAGCCGGGCAGTGACGTCATCGTCTGCGCGGAAATGGACGAACAGTGGGGCTATGTCGGGGCTAAATCGCTCCAGCGCTGGCTGTTTTACGCGTATGACAGGCTCCGGAAGACGGTTGTTGCGCACGTATTCGGTGAACGCACTATGGCGACGCTGGGGCGTCTTATGAGCCTGCTGTCACCCTTTGACGTGGTGATATGGATGACGGATGGCTGGCCGCTGTATGAATCCCGCCTGAAGGGAAAGCTGCACGTAATCAGCAAGCGATATACGCAGCGAATTGAGCGGCATAACCTGAATCTGAGGCAGCACCTGGCACGGCTGGGACGGAAGTCGCTGTCGTTCTCAAAATCGGTGGAGCTGCATGACAAAGTCATCGGGCATTATCTGAACATAAAACACTATCAATAA
- the gltD gene encoding glutamate synthase subunit GltD encodes MSQNVYQFIDLQRVDPPKKPLKIRKIEFVEIYEPFSEGQAKAQADRCLSCGNPYCEWKCPVHNYIPNWLKLANEGRIFEAAELSHQTNTLPEVCGRVCPQDRLCEGSCTLNDEFGAVTIGNIERYINDKAFEMGWRPDMTGVRQTDKRVAIIGAGPAGLACADVLTRNGVKAVVFDRHPEIGGLLTFGIPAFKLEKEVMTRRREIFTGMGIEFKLNVEVGRDVQLDDLLKDYDAVFLGVGTYQSMRGGLENEDAPGVYDALPFLIANTKQLMGYGETTNEPFVSMEGKRVVVLGGGDTAMDCVRTSIRQNAAHVICAYRRDEENMPGSRREVKNAREEGVEFQFNIQPLGIEVNANGKVSGVKMARTEMGAPDAKGRRRAEIVAGSEHVIPADAVVMAFGFRPHSMEWLAKHSVELDSQGRVIAPEGSDNAFQTSNPKIFAGGDIVRGSDLVVTAIAEGRKAADGIMNYLEV; translated from the coding sequence ATGAGCCAGAACGTATACCAGTTTATCGACCTGCAGCGTGTTGATCCGCCAAAGAAACCGCTGAAGATCCGTAAAATTGAATTTGTAGAAATCTATGAGCCGTTTTCAGAAGGCCAGGCCAAAGCGCAGGCAGACCGCTGCCTGTCCTGCGGTAACCCTTACTGCGAATGGAAATGCCCGGTCCATAACTACATCCCGAACTGGCTGAAGCTGGCCAATGAAGGACGTATTTTTGAAGCCGCCGAACTGTCTCACCAGACCAACACCCTGCCGGAAGTGTGCGGTCGCGTCTGTCCACAGGATCGTCTGTGTGAAGGCTCCTGTACGCTGAACGACGAGTTTGGTGCGGTGACCATCGGAAACATCGAACGCTATATCAACGATAAAGCGTTCGAGATGGGCTGGCGTCCGGATATGACCGGCGTGCGTCAAACCGACAAGCGCGTGGCGATCATTGGTGCAGGCCCGGCGGGCCTGGCCTGTGCCGACGTCCTGACCCGCAACGGCGTGAAGGCGGTGGTCTTCGACCGTCATCCGGAAATCGGCGGCCTGCTGACCTTCGGCATCCCGGCCTTCAAGCTGGAAAAAGAGGTCATGACCCGCCGCCGCGAAATCTTCACCGGCATGGGCATTGAGTTCAAACTGAATGTGGAAGTGGGCCGCGACGTGCAGCTCGACGACCTGCTGAAGGATTACGACGCCGTATTCCTGGGCGTGGGTACCTATCAGTCCATGCGCGGTGGTCTGGAGAATGAAGATGCGCCAGGCGTGTACGACGCCCTGCCGTTCCTGATTGCCAACACCAAACAGCTGATGGGCTACGGTGAAACGACCAACGAGCCCTTCGTGAGCATGGAAGGTAAACGCGTCGTGGTGCTGGGCGGCGGCGATACCGCGATGGACTGCGTGCGAACCTCTATTCGTCAGAATGCGGCGCACGTTATCTGCGCCTACCGTCGTGATGAAGAGAACATGCCAGGCTCAAGACGCGAAGTGAAAAACGCGCGTGAAGAGGGTGTCGAGTTCCAGTTCAACATCCAGCCGCTGGGTATTGAAGTGAATGCAAACGGCAAGGTGAGCGGCGTGAAGATGGCGCGTACCGAGATGGGGGCGCCGGATGCGAAAGGCCGTCGTCGTGCAGAAATCGTGGCCGGCTCCGAGCATGTGATCCCGGCAGATGCAGTGGTGATGGCGTTTGGTTTCCGTCCCCACAGCATGGAGTGGCTGGCGAAGCACAGCGTTGAGCTGGATTCGCAGGGTCGCGTGATTGCCCCGGAAGGCAGCGATAACGCCTTCCAGACCAGCAACCCGAAAATCTTCGCCGGTGGCGATATCGTTCGCGGTTCTGACCTGGTGGTCACGGCGATTGCCGAAGGGCGCAAAGCGGCTGACGGCATTATGAACTACCTGGAAGTATAA
- a CDS encoding fimbria/pilus chaperone family protein, whose protein sequence is MKKHFLPTLLILYSAQSLASGMVPETTMLLVDESKGEASINITNTDSTPALLYTRVTELPGSKSTTRLVATQPVVRLEAGQVQRVRFMLQTSGPLQQQEMKRVSFEGIPAKTKDGNRLAVTIRQDLPVIIQPTSLPEDLQPWKHLQWQKKGSDIDIVNPGKYVVRMSPRFISMPSGKEGHLPATYILPGTHITVKLPQTTDSKIKFFPASRYGYTGESYTTALQ, encoded by the coding sequence ATGAAAAAACATTTCCTACCCACCCTGCTTATTCTTTATTCGGCGCAAAGTCTGGCGTCAGGAATGGTTCCTGAAACCACAATGCTTCTGGTCGATGAAAGCAAAGGCGAAGCCAGTATTAATATTACCAATACGGACAGCACCCCTGCGCTTTTATATACCCGCGTCACAGAGCTACCGGGCAGTAAGAGCACTACCCGTCTGGTGGCTACTCAGCCAGTGGTTCGCTTAGAAGCAGGCCAGGTACAGCGTGTGCGCTTTATGTTGCAAACATCCGGTCCGTTACAGCAGCAGGAAATGAAACGTGTAAGTTTTGAAGGGATCCCGGCCAAAACGAAGGATGGCAACCGTCTCGCCGTCACGATACGCCAGGATTTACCGGTAATTATTCAGCCAACCTCTCTGCCAGAAGACTTACAACCCTGGAAGCATCTGCAATGGCAAAAAAAAGGCAGTGATATTGATATAGTTAATCCCGGAAAATATGTCGTTCGGATGTCACCAAGGTTTATTTCCATGCCTTCAGGGAAAGAAGGTCATCTTCCGGCAACCTATATTCTACCCGGCACTCACATCACAGTGAAATTACCGCAGACAACCGACTCTAAAATTAAATTCTTCCCGGCCAGCCGCTATGGCTACACAGGAGAAAGTTATACCACCGCATTACAATAA